A section of the Streptomyces sp. CG1 genome encodes:
- a CDS encoding methylaspartate mutase — translation MTGVGFGAFVRRAHDAGHLVVQPRMGMSSPDRMRAGLLATRNATATTVGTLTLDSYTRVGDLESAKLAVLEGVALNGYPIVSHETTTTLQVLDQIHGPDFPVQVRHGSAAPQDIFRALMTVGLDASEGGPVSYCLPYGRVPLRDSVAHWAASCELLATLRASGAEPHLETFGGCVLGQLCPPSLLVAVSVLEAMFFHRHGIRSVSVSYAQQTDPRQDAEAVAALRALCARFLPDSEWHVVVYAYMGLYPETEHGAYRLLGKAAELTVASGSERLIVKTVAESRRIPSVAENVAALEYAAAVAARTPRAPFDGPGTQTYAEAFALVNAVLELDDDLGTALLTAFTRGLLDVPYCLHPDNAGLSRSYIDADGRLRWADIGKMPLHGIADVRPAQAISSADLLDSLSYVRRSYDRHDPENAVALEPARP, via the coding sequence GTGACCGGCGTCGGGTTCGGCGCGTTCGTGCGCCGGGCTCACGACGCCGGCCACCTCGTGGTCCAGCCCCGGATGGGGATGAGCAGCCCGGACCGGATGCGGGCCGGACTGCTCGCCACCCGGAACGCCACGGCGACCACCGTCGGCACGCTCACCCTGGACAGCTACACCCGGGTCGGCGACCTGGAGTCGGCCAAACTGGCCGTGCTGGAGGGTGTCGCCCTCAACGGCTATCCGATCGTGAGCCACGAGACGACGACCACCCTGCAGGTGCTCGACCAGATCCACGGACCCGACTTCCCGGTCCAGGTCCGGCACGGCTCGGCCGCCCCGCAGGACATCTTCCGGGCGCTGATGACCGTCGGCCTCGACGCTTCCGAGGGCGGGCCGGTGTCCTACTGCCTGCCCTACGGCCGCGTCCCGCTGCGTGATTCCGTCGCCCACTGGGCGGCCTCCTGCGAACTGCTCGCCACCCTGCGCGCGTCGGGCGCCGAACCACACCTGGAGACCTTCGGCGGCTGCGTCCTCGGGCAGCTCTGCCCGCCCAGCCTGCTCGTCGCGGTCAGTGTCCTGGAGGCGATGTTCTTCCACCGGCACGGCATCCGCAGCGTTTCCGTGAGTTACGCCCAGCAGACCGATCCGCGTCAGGACGCCGAAGCGGTGGCCGCGTTGCGTGCCCTGTGTGCGCGGTTCCTGCCGGACAGCGAATGGCATGTCGTCGTCTACGCCTACATGGGGCTGTATCCGGAAACCGAGCACGGCGCCTACCGACTGCTCGGAAAAGCGGCCGAACTCACCGTCGCCAGCGGCTCCGAACGGCTCATCGTGAAAACCGTCGCGGAATCCCGCCGCATTCCGTCGGTCGCCGAGAACGTCGCCGCCCTCGAATACGCGGCGGCGGTCGCCGCACGCACCCCCCGCGCCCCGTTCGACGGCCCCGGCACCCAGACCTACGCCGAGGCCTTCGCGCTGGTGAACGCGGTGCTGGAGCTGGACGACGACCTCGGCACGGCGCTGCTCACGGCGTTCACCAGAGGCCTGCTCGACGTTCCCTACTGTCTGCATCCGGACAACGCCGGATTGAGCCGGAGTTATATCGACGCGGACGGCCGGCTGCGCTGGGCCGACATCGGAAAGATGCCGCTGCACGGCATCGCCGACGTACGCCCCGCACAGGCCATCAGCTCCGCCGATCTGCTCGACTCCCTGTCCTATGTGCGCCGTTCGTACGACCGGCACGACCCCGAGAACGCAGTGGCCCTCGAACCCGCCCGCCCCTAG
- a CDS encoding cobalamin B12-binding domain-containing protein — MTPTPGDQPVLVAGGISDSHTWNLVYLQLLLEEHGHRVVNLGPCVPEDLLIAEAQADRPALIVVSSVNGHGYHDGMRTVTRLREHPELADVPAVIGGKLGIAGPCGSEEVAALAAAGYDAVFDDSAEGVAAFRRMLDTLPQRALV, encoded by the coding sequence ATGACCCCCACTCCCGGTGACCAGCCCGTGCTCGTGGCCGGCGGCATCTCCGACTCCCACACCTGGAACCTCGTCTACCTCCAGCTCCTCCTCGAGGAGCACGGGCACCGCGTGGTCAACCTCGGCCCCTGCGTCCCCGAGGACCTCCTCATCGCCGAGGCCCAGGCCGACCGCCCGGCCCTCATCGTGGTCAGCAGCGTCAACGGCCACGGCTACCACGACGGCATGCGCACCGTCACCCGGCTGCGCGAGCACCCCGAACTCGCCGACGTGCCTGCCGTGATCGGCGGCAAGCTCGGCATCGCCGGACCCTGCGGCAGCGAGGAGGTGGCCGCGCTCGCCGCCGCCGGCTACGACGCGGTGTTCGACGACAGCGCCGAGGGTGTCGCCGCCTTCCGGCGGATGCTCGACACACTGCCGCAGCGGGCCCTGGTGTGA
- a CDS encoding AMP-binding protein has product MHDLLDEATAERPDAPAVADGEGRWTYRELAAHSHAVDAWLEERGIGHGDRVLVQLPSTRELVGLLYGTARRGAVLVPVNTGMKDFHLRAVVENSEPALVVVTDPAVERIAALAEGVPVLGLGEAWRDITALRVQGARSGGAEVGPEDLAVLVYTSGSTAAPKAVICPHGRMVFATEAINLELGYRPDDVVFCRFPISWDYGLYKVLLTAAGRSELVLADGESDLVLLRRIRETGATVVPIVPSLATMIVALAEREPSRESRVRMFTNTGAALPKTTADGLRTAFPGAEVVIQFGQTECKRVSVLPPAHQDAKPDSVGRPLPGTRAFVVDDDGEALAPWQTGEIVVEGPHVMPGYWRAPEQTARAFRPAPDGGLRLHTGDFGHVDEDGFLYYEGRRDDMFKHKGVRMSTTEIESAATDIPGVRAAAVLPPAEGRALAVFAEGDIDPHALLKELSLRLEPAKVPGVSRVVDELPLTPHGKHDRKQLARLLEGTTP; this is encoded by the coding sequence GTGCACGACCTGCTCGACGAGGCCACCGCCGAGCGCCCCGACGCCCCGGCGGTCGCCGACGGCGAGGGCCGCTGGACGTACCGGGAACTCGCCGCCCACAGCCACGCCGTAGACGCCTGGCTGGAGGAGCGCGGCATCGGCCACGGCGACCGGGTCCTCGTCCAGCTGCCCAGCACCCGCGAACTGGTCGGGCTGCTGTACGGTACCGCGCGCCGCGGCGCCGTTCTGGTCCCCGTCAACACCGGCATGAAGGACTTCCATCTGCGGGCGGTCGTAGAGAACTCCGAGCCCGCGCTGGTCGTCGTCACCGACCCCGCCGTGGAGCGGATCGCCGCCCTCGCCGAGGGCGTACCGGTCCTCGGGCTCGGCGAGGCCTGGCGGGACATCACCGCGCTGCGCGTGCAGGGGGCCCGGTCCGGCGGTGCCGAGGTCGGCCCCGAGGACCTCGCCGTCCTCGTCTACACCTCCGGCTCCACCGCCGCTCCGAAGGCGGTGATCTGCCCGCACGGCCGGATGGTCTTCGCCACCGAGGCCATCAACCTGGAACTCGGCTACCGCCCCGACGACGTGGTGTTCTGCCGTTTCCCCATCTCCTGGGACTACGGCCTGTACAAGGTGCTGCTCACCGCGGCCGGCCGCAGCGAACTCGTGCTCGCCGACGGGGAGTCGGACCTGGTGCTGCTGCGCCGCATCCGGGAGACGGGCGCCACCGTCGTCCCGATCGTGCCGTCGCTGGCGACGATGATCGTCGCCCTCGCCGAGCGCGAGCCCAGCCGGGAGTCCCGGGTGCGCATGTTCACCAACACCGGTGCCGCGCTGCCCAAGACCACCGCCGACGGGCTGCGTACGGCGTTCCCCGGCGCGGAGGTGGTCATCCAGTTCGGGCAGACGGAGTGCAAGCGCGTCTCCGTGCTGCCGCCCGCCCACCAGGACGCCAAGCCCGATTCGGTCGGCCGCCCGCTGCCCGGCACCCGCGCCTTCGTCGTGGACGACGACGGCGAGGCGCTGGCGCCCTGGCAGACCGGCGAGATCGTGGTCGAGGGCCCGCATGTCATGCCCGGCTACTGGCGCGCACCGGAACAGACCGCACGCGCCTTCCGTCCCGCCCCCGACGGCGGACTCCGGCTGCACACCGGCGACTTCGGCCACGTCGACGAGGACGGCTTCCTGTACTACGAGGGCCGCCGCGACGACATGTTCAAGCACAAGGGCGTGCGCATGAGCACCACCGAGATCGAGAGCGCCGCCACCGACATCCCCGGCGTCCGCGCCGCCGCCGTCCTGCCGCCCGCCGAAGGCCGCGCCCTCGCGGTGTTCGCCGAGGGCGACATCGACCCGCACGCCCTGCTCAAGGAGCTGTCGCTCAGGCTGGAGCCCGCCAAGGTGCCCGGCGTCAGCCGCGTCGTCGACGAGCTGCCGCTGACTCCGCACGGCAAGCACGACCGCAAGCAGCTCGCCCGCCTCCTGGAAGGAACCACCCCGTGA
- a CDS encoding type III PLP-dependent enzyme yields the protein MTGPTELAERFGTPSYVYDLDRVAAARDDLFAALPDEVEVFYAAKANPHPELLRELRAGAARGCRAEISSVGELDAALQAGFPGDRILYTGPGKTTEELTEALTRGVRLFSTESYGDLRRVGEVALTLGVTADCLIRVNNATGAAATSIRMTGVPSQFGFDSETLPGLAADLREAPGTRIAGLHFFPLSNAKDEASLIAEFRHTVATAAAFQQALGVTFRFVDIGGGFAAPYAVQGERPVYRELRDALTEALDEHFPGWREGAPQIACESGRYLVADSGTLLTSVVNVKDSRDTRYLVLDAGINTFGGMSGLGRILPVSVEPYESVGADGTPASLAGPLCTPGDLLGRNVPLPELAPGAVLTVPNAGAYGPTASLLMFLGRPAPAEIVVRGDDVVSVSRIQHIRTYEHGQAL from the coding sequence GTGACCGGCCCCACCGAACTGGCCGAGCGCTTCGGTACCCCGTCCTACGTCTACGACCTGGACCGGGTGGCCGCGGCCCGCGACGACCTGTTCGCCGCGCTGCCCGACGAGGTCGAGGTCTTCTACGCGGCCAAGGCCAACCCGCACCCCGAGCTGCTGCGCGAGCTGCGCGCCGGCGCGGCACGCGGCTGCCGCGCCGAGATCAGCTCCGTCGGCGAACTCGACGCCGCCCTGCAGGCCGGGTTCCCCGGCGACCGGATCCTCTACACCGGCCCCGGCAAGACCACCGAGGAACTGACCGAGGCGCTCACCCGCGGCGTCCGCCTCTTCTCCACCGAGTCCTACGGCGACCTGCGCCGCGTCGGCGAGGTCGCGCTCACACTCGGTGTCACCGCGGACTGCCTGATCCGGGTCAACAACGCCACCGGCGCCGCGGCCACCAGCATCCGGATGACCGGCGTGCCCTCGCAGTTCGGCTTCGACAGCGAGACCCTGCCCGGCCTCGCCGCCGACCTGCGTGAGGCGCCCGGCACCCGCATCGCCGGGCTGCACTTCTTCCCGCTGAGCAACGCCAAGGACGAAGCCAGTCTCATCGCCGAGTTCCGCCACACCGTCGCCACCGCCGCCGCCTTCCAGCAGGCCCTCGGCGTCACGTTCCGGTTCGTCGACATCGGCGGCGGGTTCGCCGCACCGTACGCCGTGCAGGGCGAACGGCCGGTCTACCGCGAGCTGCGGGACGCCCTGACCGAGGCCCTGGACGAGCACTTCCCCGGCTGGCGCGAGGGCGCCCCGCAGATCGCCTGTGAATCGGGCCGCTACCTGGTCGCCGACAGCGGCACCCTGCTCACCTCGGTCGTCAACGTCAAGGACAGCCGCGACACCCGCTATCTCGTCCTCGACGCCGGCATCAACACCTTCGGCGGCATGTCCGGCCTCGGCCGCATCCTGCCCGTGTCCGTCGAGCCGTACGAGTCCGTGGGCGCCGACGGCACCCCGGCGAGCCTCGCGGGGCCGCTGTGCACCCCGGGCGATCTGCTCGGCCGGAACGTTCCGCTGCCCGAACTGGCTCCGGGCGCCGTGCTCACCGTTCCCAACGCCGGTGCCTACGGCCCCACCGCCAGCCTCCTGATGTTCCTCGGCAGGCCCGCCCCCGCCGAGATCGTCGTACGCGGAGACGACGTCGTCTCCGTCTCCCGTATCCAGCACATCCGCACCTACGAACACGGACAGGCCCTGTGA